The Chryseobacterium indologenes genomic sequence TCCTTCCGTAATACCAATTGTATTAAAGATATTGGTTCCATCCACTGCAAAACGAATTTTTCCAAGCTGATAAGACATTCCTGCTCCAAATTCTGTGAAAGATGGCAGCGTCTGTACATTCAGCTCATCCTGGAAACGTTTCCCGTAATAGTTCATACTTACATAAGCACGCCATGATTTTGTAATATTCACAGCGGGAGCTATATTAAAATAGAACTTCGGCATTCTTCTCACAGTATTTCCTTCGAGCAAACTTCCTGCTTCCAGATTTTTATATTTAGGATTCTGAACAGTTCCGTTGAAAGCTACTTCCAGGACATTATTAAATAAACGGGCATATCCTTCTATTTCTACCCCGAAATTCCTGGTATTGGCAAATATATTTTCTGATCTTCCGTCTGAGAAAACATCTGTAAATGAAAGATTTTTTAAGGATGAATAAAACGGAATCACAGCCAGGTCAAAAGTACGGGAGTAATATTTATATCCTACTTCAACCTGATTCGTTGATACTGATTTTAAAGGTTTATCAGGGTTCGGATTGGAAAAATAATTGTAATATGCTTCTTCATTCGGAGACCTGAAACCATTGGAGAAACGTGCATATACAGCATTTTCTCTGTTAATTTTATAGTTGGCCGCCAACGTGAAAGAAACTTTATCAATAGTATAGTTCCAGTAGGTAAATTTATTTCCCAATACACTCATGTTGTCATCAGCCGTTGTGGTATTAAAGCCATGGGTCCCGTCAGTGGTTAACCCTGAATTGTTTAAATTGGCTGTCGTTGTATTGGCAAAACTTCCTTTATAATAATCATGGCTGTAACGAATTCCTCCATTCAGACTCAATGCATCGGTAACGTTATAATCCAGGTTTACATAAAGGGCATTCAGGCTTCCCTGGGTTTGTGTATTTCTCTGCAGAAAGGTCATGTCTGTTACCCCGTTGTAGGTTTTAGAATACCCGTTTGCATTGGGGCTTAGCGACGGATCTACGAGATTTAACAGCTCCGGTCTGTCTGTGGCTGTAGCCAGAATATTACTCCAGTTCCAGTATTGCTGGGATTTCCAGTTGGATTTATAAAAACCGGCAGTTACATTTCCTTGGTCAAATTTATAATTAAGCTGTAAGTCATTCACAAAATTATCCATCTTTTTATCGATAGCCCAGAATCCTAACTTTTGCACGTAAGCAGGATTTACAATAGCGCCATTACTTACTAATGAATACTGATAATTGGTCATGCCCATATTCTTTGCAAACTCAGCTCCGGTTTGAGGTGCTCCAGCCGGGAAAATTCCCGTATAGTTCATATTGATATTGGTGTATCGGGTTTTATTGAGAACACTGAAGTTATTCCCAAGGTCATATTTGAATTCAGCTCCCAATACATCCACTTTCGGATGAATTCCATCTTCCAGGTTTCTGCTGAAAAAGCCGCCTCCCGCCTGTGGAATATTCAGCTGACTGATCGCTCTGTAGCTGTAGGTTCCATAATTCGGATCAAAGCCATCAAATCCTTTCAGCTTATTTCCATTTTGAATTAAAGGAATTGGCAGGAAGAAGGTATTCCTGTCATCTAATTTTTTATAATATACTTTAACGTACCCTTTGTCGAACACATATTTCAGATTCATTCTGATCTGTCCGCCGTTATTCGCTTTAAAACCGGTTTTCCTGATTCCGTCATCAGATCGGTAGAAACCACCTATATTGAAAAACAGTTTATCTTTAACCAAAGCACCTCCAAGATTGACGTCTGTACGCATCAGTCCATAGGTTCCCGTTTCAATTTTTGCGGTTCCCTTAAAATCATTGGTTCCTTCCTTCGTGATAAAATTGATAAGACCTCCGGGAGAATTCGTCGCAAAAATGGAACCTGAACCTCCTCTTAAAGCTTCGAGCCTGCTGACAGAATTGTCGACGCGGAAAAAATTATCCGCATTGGCAAACTGAAGGGCACCATCTTCAAAAACGGGAAGACCATCTTCCTGTACCTGCACAAATTCATAAGCTCCTGCAGATGGAATTCCCCTTGCAAACAGGTTATTTCCCACTTCACCTCCTGAAGTTTCAACAGCAAAGCCGGGAACCCTCTGTAGTAAAGCAGCAGCACTGATAGGATTTTGCTTCTGTATTTCCTTTGCACTAAATGTGGAAATCGCAGTACTGGATTCTATTTTTTTCTTTGGATTGGAATTTCCTGTAATAACAACCTGGTCGATAGACGAAACTTTCACAGAGTCCTGCGGAGTTTCCTGAGCATACGCATTATTGAAATACAATGTAGCTGTAGCGGCGACTAAAAAGATTGATGTTTTTTTCATAGCCCTATTTTTTATTGTTTTTTTCAGTTTTGTTGTAATTTTAAATACACTCCATTCGTCCACCCGAATCCATCCTGATTGGGGTATTCCCCGCCGCCTGCTATTGTTTCTGTATCCAGTGCATTGTATTTTTCCATGAGTTTTCCTGTGTTTTTGTAGACTCTTTCTACGTTGGAACACCAGTTATTTTTTATTTTTTCCGCCACGTCATTAAACCCGTAATCTCTCATGGCTTTATAACCAAGCCATTGATAAGGAGCCCAGGCATTGGGCAGATCCCATTGCTGACCGGAATTCTTTGTTGTGGTGACAAGACCTCCCTGATATAAGAATTTTTCAACGAGAGCATCAGCAACCGCTTTAGCCTGCTCCTGATCTGCTAATCCCAGAAATAAAGGGTAAAGAG encodes the following:
- a CDS encoding TonB-dependent receptor, whose product is MKKTSIFLVAATATLYFNNAYAQETPQDSVKVSSIDQVVITGNSNPKKKIESSTAISTFSAKEIQKQNPISAAALLQRVPGFAVETSGGEVGNNLFARGIPSAGAYEFVQVQEDGLPVFEDGALQFANADNFFRVDNSVSRLEALRGGSGSIFATNSPGGLINFITKEGTNDFKGTAKIETGTYGLMRTDVNLGGALVKDKLFFNIGGFYRSDDGIRKTGFKANNGGQIRMNLKYVFDKGYVKVYYKKLDDRNTFFLPIPLIQNGNKLKGFDGFDPNYGTYSYRAISQLNIPQAGGGFFSRNLEDGIHPKVDVLGAEFKYDLGNNFSVLNKTRYTNINMNYTGIFPAGAPQTGAEFAKNMGMTNYQYSLVSNGAIVNPAYVQKLGFWAIDKKMDNFVNDLQLNYKFDQGNVTAGFYKSNWKSQQYWNWSNILATATDRPELLNLVDPSLSPNANGYSKTYNGVTDMTFLQRNTQTQGSLNALYVNLDYNVTDALSLNGGIRYSHDYYKGSFANTTTANLNNSGLTTDGTHGFNTTTADDNMSVLGNKFTYWNYTIDKVSFTLAANYKINRENAVYARFSNGFRSPNEEAYYNYFSNPNPDKPLKSVSTNQVEVGYKYYSRTFDLAVIPFYSSLKNLSFTDVFSDGRSENIFANTRNFGVEIEGYARLFNNVLEVAFNGTVQNPKYKNLEAGSLLEGNTVRRMPKFYFNIAPAVNITKSWRAYVSMNYYGKRFQDELNVQTLPSFTEFGAGMSYQLGKIRFAVDGTNIFNTIGITEGDPRAGSPTGDGIIMARPIMGAAARASVTLDF